One part of the Microcoleus sp. FACHB-672 genome encodes these proteins:
- a CDS encoding dienelactone hydrolase family protein has protein sequence MPDFTRRKFIITSALAAGFALAVHPISAEVITTDSESLVAGEVMIPVTDGEIPAYRAMPATGENFPIVLVVQEIFGVHEHIQDVCRRFAKLGYLAIAPQMFARQGDVSQLSDVQEIISKVVSKVPDEQALSDLDAAVAWAKTSSKGNPDKIGITGFCWGGRMVWLYTAHNPNVKAGVAWYGRLVGESKPLTPQHPIDIAADLKVPVLGLYGGSDQGIPNETVEQMQEALKAGNSGSEIILYPDAPHAFFADYRPSYRQEAAEDGWQRLQAWFKQHGVA, from the coding sequence ATGCCTGATTTTACACGCCGGAAATTTATTATTACGAGTGCTTTGGCGGCTGGATTTGCGTTAGCCGTTCATCCGATTTCGGCTGAAGTGATCACGACAGATAGTGAAAGTTTGGTGGCGGGTGAGGTGATGATTCCTGTCACCGATGGTGAAATCCCGGCTTATCGGGCAATGCCGGCAACGGGTGAGAATTTTCCCATTGTGCTGGTGGTGCAAGAAATTTTTGGGGTACATGAACACATTCAAGATGTTTGCCGCCGATTTGCGAAGTTGGGATATTTAGCCATTGCGCCTCAAATGTTTGCTCGTCAAGGCGATGTTTCTCAGCTAAGTGATGTTCAAGAAATCATTTCTAAAGTTGTTTCTAAAGTTCCAGATGAGCAAGCACTGTCTGATTTAGATGCGGCGGTTGCTTGGGCAAAAACATCCAGTAAAGGTAATCCGGATAAGATTGGTATCACCGGCTTTTGTTGGGGGGGTCGAATGGTTTGGCTATATACTGCCCATAATCCCAATGTTAAAGCTGGAGTTGCTTGGTATGGGCGTTTGGTGGGGGAATCTAAGCCGTTAACGCCCCAGCATCCGATTGATATTGCTGCTGATTTGAAGGTGCCGGTTTTGGGGCTTTATGGCGGCAGTGATCAGGGAATTCCTAATGAAACCGTTGAACAAATGCAGGAAGCGTTGAAAGCCGGCAACAGTGGTTCGGAAATTATTCTATATCCGGATGCGCCTCACGCTTTCTTTGCTGACTACCGGCCCAGTTATCGCCAAGAGGCGGCTGAAGATGGCTGGCAGCGCTTACAGGCGTGGTTTAAGCAGCATGGCGTTGCTTAA
- a CDS encoding acyltransferase family protein yields the protein MNKLEEVAQKPNRNITADILKTLGLILIIMAHTDFPTNFDRLREFDVPMMVIVSGILFDYSCKNRTYQFADYLKKRIPRLIAPVWLFLAFFFGFYYIYYLLLGKLTKYPFSSQKILDTFFLIDGIGYVWIVRVFVIVAILSVFLLKLRSSFSNISQFFIAILAIFTVHEAIISAIYTNNLESSLQESTTFILFSIIPYGFLFGLGMCVPRMTKKELVWVASFFGALFFFILFYKYSYFGHFIPLRILKFPPRVYYVAYGIFMTIFIYLTIDKFKMSQFLNKNRQISSWILFISSSTLWIYLWHIFFIYNWYLIRVKLPQVLNNFVVFFLVVAVLSIATTYWQKKVMSRLIETSQFGQKHSEILGILFLK from the coding sequence ATGAACAAATTAGAAGAAGTCGCTCAAAAACCCAACAGAAACATTACTGCTGATATTTTGAAAACTCTGGGCCTGATTTTAATTATTATGGCCCACACAGATTTTCCCACCAACTTCGACCGGCTGCGAGAATTTGACGTGCCAATGATGGTGATTGTATCAGGAATCCTTTTTGATTATTCTTGTAAGAATAGAACCTATCAATTTGCTGATTACTTGAAAAAAAGAATTCCCCGTCTCATCGCTCCAGTTTGGTTATTTTTAGCCTTTTTCTTTGGCTTTTACTATATTTACTATTTGCTACTTGGAAAGTTAACAAAATATCCTTTTTCTTCTCAAAAAATTCTAGACACGTTTTTTTTAATAGATGGAATTGGGTACGTTTGGATCGTTCGAGTATTTGTGATAGTCGCTATTTTATCAGTTTTTCTTCTCAAATTACGCAGCTCATTTTCTAACATTAGTCAATTTTTCATCGCGATTTTGGCAATTTTCACAGTTCATGAAGCAATCATTAGCGCTATCTACACAAACAACTTAGAAAGTTCACTCCAAGAATCGACAACTTTTATATTATTTTCTATCATTCCCTATGGCTTCTTGTTTGGTTTAGGAATGTGTGTGCCTAGAATGACTAAAAAAGAGTTAGTTTGGGTTGCATCCTTCTTTGGAGCTTTATTTTTCTTTATACTCTTTTATAAATATTCTTATTTTGGTCATTTTATTCCCTTGCGGATATTGAAGTTTCCTCCCAGAGTTTACTATGTGGCTTATGGAATTTTTATGACGATTTTTATCTACCTAACCATAGATAAGTTTAAAATGTCTCAATTTTTGAATAAAAATCGTCAGATTAGTAGTTGGATATTATTCATCAGCTCATCCACATTATGGATATACTTATGGCATATTTTTTTTATATACAACTGGTATTTGATTAGAGTCAAGTTACCGCAAGTCTTGAATAACTTTGTGGTCTTCTTTTTAGTTGTTGCGGTTTTATCAATCGCAACAACTTACTGGCAAAAAAAAGTAATGTCTAGGCTGATAGAAACCTCGCAATTCGGTCAGAAGCACTCAGAGATTCTTGGTATTTTGTTTTTGAAATAG
- the uvrB gene encoding excinuclease ABC subunit UvrB: protein MVQFQLQAPFQPTGDQPQAIAQLVKGIQAGHPYQTLLGATGTGKTFSIASVIQQIRKPTLVLAHNKTLAAQLCNELRDFFPNNAVEYFVSYYDYYQPEAYIPVTDTYIEKTASINDEIDMLRHSATRSLFERQDVIVVASISCIYGLGIPSEYLKASIPLKVGSEVNQRQLLRELAGVQYTRNDLDLGRGRFRVKGDVLEIGPAYEDRIIRVEFFGDEIDAIRYLDPVTGNIIQSVEALNIYPARHFVTPQDRLDIACQDIESELESRLEELQKEGKLLEAQRLEQRARYDLEMLREVGYCNGVENYSRHLAGRIAGEPPECLIDYFPKDWLLVIDESHVSVPQIRAMYNGDQARKKVLIEHGFRLPSAADNRPLKADEFWEKVNQCIFVSATPGDWEIEKSEGQVAEQVIRPTGVIDPEIFVRPTSGQIDDLLGEIKDRVDRKERTLITTLTKRMAEDLTEYLQERGIKVRYLHSEIQSIERIEILQALREGEFDVLIGVNLLREGLDLPEVSLVAILDADKEGFLRAARSLIQTIGRAARHVQGQAILYADNLTDSMIKAIDETDRRRGIQTAYNKLHGITPQSIAKKSGNAILSFLDLSRRLNAQQLETVCEQADELSIDQIPELIGQLEAQMKEAAKKMEFEEAAKYRDRIKNLRDRMLGNHG, encoded by the coding sequence ATGGTGCAATTTCAACTCCAAGCCCCCTTTCAACCCACCGGCGACCAGCCGCAAGCCATCGCACAACTGGTTAAGGGTATTCAAGCCGGTCACCCCTATCAAACCCTGCTGGGGGCCACCGGCACCGGCAAAACCTTCTCCATCGCCTCAGTGATTCAGCAAATCCGCAAACCCACCCTCGTACTTGCCCACAACAAAACCCTCGCTGCCCAGCTCTGCAACGAATTGCGGGATTTCTTCCCGAACAATGCCGTTGAATACTTTGTCAGTTACTACGACTACTATCAACCGGAAGCTTATATTCCCGTCACCGACACCTATATCGAAAAAACCGCCTCAATTAACGATGAAATTGATATGCTGAGGCACTCAGCCACTCGTTCGTTATTTGAGCGCCAGGATGTAATTGTCGTTGCTTCAATTAGCTGCATTTACGGATTAGGAATTCCCTCAGAATATTTAAAAGCTTCTATCCCTTTAAAAGTGGGAAGCGAAGTTAATCAACGTCAATTGCTACGAGAATTGGCCGGCGTGCAATATACGCGCAACGACTTAGATTTAGGTCGAGGCCGGTTTCGTGTAAAAGGCGATGTTTTAGAAATTGGCCCTGCTTATGAAGACCGAATTATTCGAGTAGAGTTTTTCGGCGATGAAATTGACGCGATTCGCTATCTTGACCCCGTAACCGGCAACATCATCCAAAGCGTAGAAGCCCTGAATATTTACCCAGCGCGTCACTTTGTTACCCCACAAGATCGCCTAGATATTGCTTGCCAAGACATTGAGTCGGAATTAGAAAGCCGGCTGGAAGAATTGCAAAAAGAAGGGAAATTATTAGAAGCCCAGCGGCTAGAACAACGCGCCCGCTACGATCTGGAGATGTTGCGAGAAGTGGGTTACTGCAATGGCGTTGAAAACTATTCTCGTCACTTAGCAGGGCGGATTGCCGGTGAACCCCCAGAATGTTTAATTGATTATTTCCCGAAAGATTGGCTACTCGTGATTGATGAATCTCATGTTTCAGTCCCACAAATTCGGGCGATGTATAATGGCGACCAAGCACGGAAAAAAGTGTTAATTGAGCATGGATTTCGCCTTCCCAGCGCAGCCGATAATCGCCCCCTAAAAGCTGATGAATTTTGGGAAAAGGTTAACCAGTGTATTTTTGTTTCGGCTACCCCCGGAGACTGGGAAATCGAAAAATCAGAAGGTCAGGTGGCGGAACAAGTGATTCGCCCCACCGGCGTGATTGATCCAGAAATTTTTGTGCGGCCAACATCTGGTCAAATTGATGATTTATTAGGAGAAATTAAAGACAGAGTTGACCGGAAAGAACGCACGCTGATTACAACTTTAACCAAGCGCATGGCAGAAGATTTGACAGAATATCTCCAAGAGCGCGGGATTAAAGTTCGGTATCTGCATTCTGAAATTCAATCGATTGAGCGCATTGAGATTCTCCAAGCGTTGCGTGAGGGTGAATTTGACGTGCTAATTGGCGTCAATTTGCTGCGGGAAGGATTAGATTTGCCAGAAGTTTCTCTCGTCGCAATTTTGGATGCAGACAAGGAAGGGTTTTTGCGGGCGGCGCGTTCCCTCATTCAAACCATCGGGCGGGCGGCGCGTCATGTGCAGGGGCAAGCGATTTTATATGCCGATAATCTCACCGACAGCATGATCAAAGCAATTGATGAAACGGATCGCCGGCGGGGGATTCAAACCGCGTATAATAAACTGCACGGAATTACACCGCAGTCAATTGCCAAGAAATCAGGAAATGCTATTTTGTCGTTTTTAGATCTGTCGCGCCGGCTCAACGCTCAGCAGTTGGAAACCGTTTGTGAACAGGCGGATGAGCTTTCTATAGATCAGATTCCTGAGTTAATCGGCCAATTGGAAGCTCAAATGAAAGAAGCGGCGAAGAAAATGGAATTTGAGGAGGCAGCGAAGTATCGAGATCGCATTAAAAATTTGCGAGATCGAATGCTCGGAAATCACGGATAA
- a CDS encoding CsbD family protein encodes MSIQERAKVIGENFEGKAQEAVGETTCDPEDRVEGKAKELDSQTRHAAEELKEEIDHRLD; translated from the coding sequence ATGAGCATCCAAGAAAGAGCAAAAGTGATTGGAGAGAATTTTGAAGGCAAGGCTCAAGAAGCGGTAGGTGAAACTACCTGCGATCCTGAAGATCGAGTTGAAGGTAAAGCGAAGGAACTCGACTCGCAAACTCGCCATGCTGCAGAAGAATTAAAAGAAGAGATCGACCACAGGCTGGACTAA
- a CDS encoding CsbD family protein, translating to MSIEDRAKATASNLEGKAKEAMGEVTGDPQDKAEGKMKQAEGQTRHAGEDLKDKVKDTIDKL from the coding sequence ATGAGCATAGAAGATAGAGCCAAAGCAACAGCCAGCAATCTTGAAGGCAAAGCTAAAGAAGCGATGGGTGAAGTCACCGGCGATCCTCAAGATAAAGCTGAAGGCAAAATGAAACAAGCAGAAGGCCAAACCCGCCACGCTGGTGAAGATCTCAAAGATAAAGTCAAGGACACCATTGACAAGCTATAA
- the urtA gene encoding urea ABC transporter substrate-binding protein: MGANSTHPTRKLNTGTTPIKIGVLHSLTGTMSISEISVKDATLLAIDEINAAGGVLGCRLEAIIEDGASDLQTFAQKAKKLLQQEQVAVVFGCWTSASRKAVLPVFEGLNGLLFYPVQYEGLEQSPNVFYTGAAPNQQIIPAVDYLLAQGKRKIYLIGSDCIFPRTANPIIKAQLAAQGGELAGEDYIPLGGTDFSTAIAHIQASQPDAIVNSLNGDSNIVFFQQLREAGFTAEDLPVMSVSLAEEEVRKIGVENIAGHLVVWNYFQTLETAENRQFVKAYKEKYGQNRVTDDPIEAAYLGVYLWKQAVEKAGSTDVAKVKAAAKNIEFAAPGGIVKIDSKTQHTWKTVRVGKVRADGLIREIWNSGEPVCPDPFLKLYPWAAGFSKRRFRGGIRTSLIALFSALGMLTSLAVWVGWISATQLKSASAALSVANDETAQKLVLEASAAANHSQFLLLLALLLNVVGMPVALLVVSRITRALAEVTHTAQLLSSGDLSVRSPVTSRDEIGLLSSTLNTMAQQVGSLLKGLEVRSRQLEERSLELQAAKEAAEAASRAKSTFLANMSHELRTPLNAIIGYSEMLQEEAIDLGYGDMQPDLDRICIAGKHLLTMIGDILDISKIEAGRMILCPETFDVADLIDEIAVSFRPLIAKNGNTLTVNCDHNLGTMYADLTKLRQSLFNLLSNAAKFTHQGRITLTVSAGEGDAEDSSFIVFSVSDTGIGMTPAQMANLFQPFTQADASMSRTYGGTGLGLAITQKFCQMQGGEISVKSEADCGSTFTIRLPVVVKTEEEIEIGDAEVKSQVWDSCVLSLVTTVLVIDDDLDARELIARCLVKEGFRVVASAGGEAGLRLAKELRPDAIILDVMMPRMDGWAVLSALKANPILADIPVIVLTFVEDKNQGFALGATEYLMKPVDYKTFTDLLNKISDRNALSSSRSS; the protein is encoded by the coding sequence ATGGGAGCAAACAGCACTCACCCTACTCGGAAACTGAACACCGGCACTACCCCGATTAAAATTGGCGTGCTGCATTCCCTCACCGGCACCATGTCGATCAGTGAGATTTCAGTCAAAGATGCAACCCTGCTGGCAATTGATGAAATTAATGCCGCAGGCGGAGTTTTAGGATGCCGGCTCGAAGCAATTATTGAGGATGGGGCGAGCGATTTGCAAACCTTTGCCCAGAAGGCGAAGAAATTGCTGCAACAGGAACAGGTAGCCGTCGTGTTTGGCTGCTGGACTTCTGCCAGTCGCAAAGCCGTGCTGCCGGTGTTTGAAGGGTTGAATGGATTGCTTTTTTATCCCGTGCAGTATGAAGGTTTAGAGCAGTCTCCGAATGTCTTCTACACCGGCGCTGCGCCTAACCAGCAAATTATCCCTGCAGTAGATTACTTACTGGCTCAGGGCAAGCGGAAAATTTACCTGATTGGCTCGGATTGTATCTTTCCGCGTACCGCCAACCCCATTATCAAAGCGCAATTGGCGGCACAGGGGGGAGAGTTGGCGGGAGAAGATTATATTCCCCTGGGTGGTACAGATTTCAGCACGGCAATCGCCCACATTCAAGCTTCGCAACCCGATGCAATTGTTAATAGTCTCAATGGCGATAGCAACATCGTTTTCTTCCAACAGTTGAGAGAAGCCGGTTTTACAGCCGAAGATTTGCCGGTGATGTCTGTGAGTTTGGCAGAAGAAGAAGTGCGAAAAATTGGCGTTGAAAATATTGCTGGACATCTGGTGGTTTGGAACTATTTTCAAACCCTTGAGACAGCAGAAAACCGGCAGTTTGTCAAAGCTTACAAGGAAAAATACGGTCAAAATCGCGTCACAGATGACCCCATCGAGGCGGCATACTTGGGCGTTTATCTGTGGAAGCAAGCCGTAGAAAAGGCAGGTTCAACAGACGTGGCGAAGGTGAAGGCGGCTGCTAAAAATATCGAGTTTGCCGCGCCGGGAGGCATTGTTAAGATAGATAGCAAAACCCAGCATACTTGGAAAACCGTGCGCGTCGGCAAGGTAAGAGCAGACGGCTTGATCCGGGAAATCTGGAATTCTGGAGAGCCGGTGTGCCCCGATCCGTTCCTCAAACTTTATCCTTGGGCGGCAGGATTTTCTAAACGAAGGTTCCGGGGAGGAATTCGCACCTCCTTGATCGCGCTGTTTAGCGCCCTGGGAATGCTCACCTCGCTGGCGGTGTGGGTTGGGTGGATCAGCGCAACGCAACTCAAAAGCGCGAGTGCAGCGCTCTCGGTGGCAAATGACGAGACAGCGCAAAAGTTGGTGCTGGAGGCGAGCGCAGCGGCAAATCACAGTCAGTTTTTGTTGCTGCTGGCGCTGCTTTTAAACGTGGTGGGGATGCCGGTGGCGCTGCTTGTCGTCTCTCGGATTACCCGTGCCTTGGCTGAAGTGACGCACACGGCTCAACTGCTATCGAGTGGCGATTTGAGCGTGCGATCGCCGGTGACTTCTAGGGATGAAATCGGGCTGCTTTCCTCAACTTTGAATACAATGGCTCAGCAAGTGGGCAGCTTGCTCAAGGGTTTAGAAGTGCGAAGCCGGCAACTTGAAGAACGTAGCCTTGAGCTGCAAGCTGCTAAAGAGGCAGCAGAAGCCGCTAGCCGCGCCAAAAGCACATTTTTGGCGAATATGAGCCATGAGTTACGCACACCTCTCAACGCCATTATTGGCTACAGCGAGATGCTACAAGAGGAAGCCATAGATTTAGGCTATGGGGATATGCAACCCGATCTCGATAGGATTTGCATCGCTGGAAAACACTTGCTAACAATGATCGGCGATATTCTTGATATCTCGAAAATAGAAGCCGGCAGAATGATTCTTTGTCCAGAAACTTTTGATGTAGCAGATTTAATTGATGAGATTGCGGTGAGTTTTCGGCCTTTGATTGCAAAAAATGGTAACACTTTGACGGTCAATTGCGACCACAACCTCGGCACGATGTATGCTGACTTAACGAAACTGCGGCAATCACTTTTTAATCTGCTCAGTAACGCCGCTAAATTTACTCACCAAGGTAGAATTACCCTGACGGTGAGTGCAGGAGAGGGCGATGCTGAGGATTCATCGTTTATTGTATTTTCTGTCAGCGACACCGGCATTGGCATGACACCGGCACAGATGGCGAATCTTTTCCAGCCATTCACCCAGGCAGATGCCTCCATGTCGCGTACCTATGGAGGCACCGGCTTAGGGCTTGCGATTACTCAGAAATTTTGCCAAATGCAGGGCGGCGAAATTTCTGTCAAAAGCGAAGCCGATTGTGGATCTACTTTTACGATTCGCCTGCCGGTGGTGGTTAAAACTGAGGAAGAAATTGAGATAGGTGATGCTGAAGTAAAGTCTCAGGTTTGGGATAGCTGTGTTCTGAGTCTTGTTACAACTGTATTAGTGATTGATGACGATCTTGACGCACGGGAACTGATTGCGCGGTGCTTGGTTAAAGAAGGATTTCGGGTAGTGGCGTCGGCAGGCGGCGAGGCGGGATTGCGACTAGCAAAGGAATTGCGTCCAGATGCGATTATTTTGGATGTAATGATGCCTCGTATGGATGGCTGGGCGGTACTTTCAGCGCTTAAAGCCAATCCGATTCTGGCTGATATTCCTGTGATTGTGCTGACGTTTGTGGAGGATAAAAATCAGGGATTTGCTCTGGGGGCAACCGAGTATTTGATGAAGCCGGTTGATTACAAAACTTTTACGGATCTTTTGAATAAAATTAGTGATCGCAATGCTTTAAGTTCATCACGCAGCAGTTAG
- a CDS encoding DNA-methyltransferase, with amino-acid sequence MTNRLFYGDNLEMLRQFIPDNSVDLCYIDPPFNSNRSYYQLYNNQGNQWKTQAFTDTWAWDDFAEVGFSQIINNYRNKFTTQTIDLMAGLSKVLSKGSLLAYLVSITLRVTEIHRILKPNGSFYLHCDPTAGHYLKLVLDAVFCPSGGDFKNEIVWCYSIGGKSNKKFAKKHDIILFYTKNAETYTFNEKAASICRKPNSHMKVRIDAAGRQYQQKTDKKTGKLYKYYLDEGKIAEDYWTDIETLNRQDKERLGYPTQKPEALLDRIIKVSSNEGDVVLDAYCGCGTTLAVAQRLNRQWIGIDITYQSISLVLKRLENSFGSHVLSQIQLIGIPKDRESAIALASVQSNCRRTEYEKWAILTYSNNQALIQEKKGSTPGIEGIVYFLGEHGELHKIILQVKRNNINFSNIEEMHKIIINEKASLVIYIVLKKSRAVIEKAQSYGFYYCKINGNIHPRLQLVTIQEILEEGKRLKSP; translated from the coding sequence ATGACTAACCGATTATTTTACGGCGACAATCTTGAAATGCTGCGTCAGTTCATTCCAGATAATTCTGTAGATTTATGCTATATTGACCCACCTTTTAACTCCAATCGCAGCTACTACCAACTTTATAACAATCAAGGGAATCAATGGAAAACGCAAGCTTTTACAGATACTTGGGCTTGGGATGATTTTGCAGAGGTCGGCTTTTCTCAAATCATTAATAATTATCGAAATAAATTTACAACCCAAACGATTGATTTAATGGCCGGCTTATCAAAAGTATTGAGCAAAGGCAGCTTACTGGCTTATTTAGTCAGCATTACTTTGAGAGTTACTGAAATTCATCGCATTTTAAAGCCAAATGGGAGTTTTTACCTCCACTGCGATCCGACTGCCGGCCATTATCTTAAGCTAGTCCTTGATGCCGTTTTTTGCCCTTCCGGTGGCGATTTTAAAAATGAAATCGTTTGGTGTTATTCCATTGGCGGGAAAAGTAATAAAAAGTTTGCAAAAAAGCATGATATTATTTTATTTTATACGAAAAATGCTGAAACTTACACGTTCAATGAAAAAGCTGCATCAATATGTAGAAAACCAAACTCTCATATGAAAGTGAGGATAGATGCAGCAGGCCGACAATATCAGCAAAAAACTGATAAAAAAACAGGGAAACTATATAAATACTATTTAGATGAAGGAAAAATTGCTGAAGATTACTGGACAGATATCGAGACATTAAATCGGCAAGATAAAGAACGGTTAGGCTACCCAACCCAGAAACCAGAAGCGCTCTTAGACCGTATTATCAAAGTTAGCAGTAATGAAGGCGATGTTGTATTAGATGCTTACTGCGGTTGCGGAACAACTTTAGCCGTTGCTCAGCGCCTCAACCGGCAGTGGATAGGAATAGATATTACCTATCAAAGTATTAGTCTAGTTCTTAAACGCCTTGAAAATTCTTTTGGCAGTCACGTACTCTCCCAAATTCAACTGATTGGCATTCCCAAAGATAGGGAGTCGGCAATCGCCCTTGCCAGCGTTCAAAGCAATTGCCGGCGCACTGAATATGAAAAATGGGCGATTCTTACCTATTCAAATAACCAAGCGCTCATTCAAGAGAAAAAAGGTTCCACCCCAGGAATAGAAGGTATTGTCTATTTTTTAGGAGAACATGGAGAGCTTCATAAAATAATATTGCAAGTTAAGCGAAATAATATAAATTTTTCAAATATAGAAGAAATGCATAAAATTATAATAAATGAAAAAGCTAGTCTGGTTATTTACATTGTTTTGAAAAAAAGTAGGGCTGTTATAGAAAAAGCTCAATCTTACGGATTTTATTATTGTAAAATAAATGGAAATATCCACCCTCGTTTGCAACTTGTCACAATTCAAGAAATCTTGGAAGAAGGAAAGCGTCTTAAGAGTCCTTGA
- a CDS encoding DsbA family protein, protein MRRFFLNSLATLRLTVGHLSRPQRSFWLAGVLAISLSLISCTANKPAAKSTPAADAALKAQVLQIIRENPQVVVDSVQAYQQQQQQQVQQARQTFLQQMIVNPASVIGDSPTTGAADRKVVLVEFSDFQCPFCSKAHKTVKQFMDKHKDKVTLTYKHLPLTQLHPEALPAAKAAWAAQQQGKFWEYHDALFNQSDKLGEPLYGTIAKNLKLDEARFNKDRQSAAAEAAIQKDVQMAESLGISGTPFFTLNGETLAGAIELPELEKALERVVGASPTPAQTEQPAEPQTETP, encoded by the coding sequence ATGCGCCGGTTTTTCCTGAATAGCCTTGCTACCCTTCGCCTGACAGTTGGGCATTTATCCCGCCCTCAGCGCTCATTCTGGCTGGCTGGAGTGCTGGCAATCTCCCTATCATTAATCAGTTGCACAGCCAACAAGCCGGCAGCCAAATCAACGCCGGCAGCAGATGCAGCGTTAAAAGCGCAAGTTTTGCAAATCATTCGGGAAAACCCGCAAGTGGTTGTAGATTCAGTTCAGGCGTACCAGCAGCAGCAACAGCAGCAGGTTCAGCAGGCACGCCAAACATTTTTGCAGCAAATGATCGTAAATCCTGCTTCAGTAATCGGGGATTCCCCCACCACCGGCGCAGCGGATCGAAAAGTCGTACTTGTGGAATTTTCAGACTTTCAGTGTCCCTTTTGCTCCAAAGCTCACAAAACTGTGAAGCAGTTCATGGACAAACATAAGGATAAAGTCACGTTAACCTACAAGCATTTGCCGCTAACTCAGCTGCATCCAGAGGCACTACCGGCAGCTAAAGCCGCATGGGCAGCGCAGCAGCAGGGCAAATTTTGGGAGTATCACGACGCCCTGTTTAACCAGTCAGACAAGTTGGGCGAGCCGTTATATGGAACAATCGCAAAAAACTTGAAACTTGATGAAGCCCGGTTCAACAAAGATCGTCAAAGCGCAGCTGCCGAGGCTGCCATTCAAAAAGACGTTCAGATGGCTGAAAGTTTGGGCATTTCTGGTACGCCTTTCTTTACCCTCAACGGCGAGACGCTTGCCGGTGCGATTGAGTTACCAGAATTAGAAAAAGCTTTAGAGCGCGTCGTCGGTGCAAGTCCAACGCCGGCACAGACAGAGCAGCCGGCTGAACCCCAAACAGAAACCCCATAG
- the rpe gene encoding ribulose-phosphate 3-epimerase encodes MTQTPSSKSIVVAPSILSADFSRLGEEIQAVDKAGADWIHIDVMDGRFVPNITIGPLIVEAIRPVTQKPLDVHLMIVEPERYVEDFAKAGADIISVHAEHNASPHLHRTLCQIRELGKQAGVVLNPSTPLELIEYVIEVCDLVLIMSVNPGFGGQSFIPAVVPKIQKLRQMCNERGLDPWIEVDGGLKGNNTWQVLEAGANAIVAGSAVFKAKDYAEAIEGIRNSKRPTPELAAV; translated from the coding sequence ATGACTCAAACACCCTCAAGCAAATCTATTGTTGTCGCTCCATCCATCTTATCAGCCGATTTCAGCCGTCTAGGAGAAGAAATTCAAGCGGTGGATAAGGCTGGGGCAGATTGGATTCACATCGATGTCATGGATGGTCGCTTTGTCCCTAATATTACAATTGGGCCACTGATTGTGGAAGCCATTCGCCCGGTGACTCAAAAGCCGCTGGATGTCCACTTGATGATTGTGGAACCAGAAAGGTACGTTGAAGATTTTGCTAAAGCCGGCGCGGATATTATTTCGGTTCACGCAGAGCATAACGCTTCGCCTCACCTGCACCGTACGCTCTGCCAAATTCGAGAACTCGGCAAGCAAGCTGGTGTGGTACTCAATCCTTCTACGCCGTTGGAACTGATTGAGTATGTGATCGAAGTCTGCGATTTGGTGTTGATTATGAGCGTCAACCCTGGCTTTGGGGGTCAGAGTTTTATTCCGGCTGTGGTGCCTAAAATTCAAAAGCTTCGCCAAATGTGCAATGAGCGTGGACTTGATCCTTGGATTGAAGTGGATGGTGGTTTGAAGGGGAATAACACTTGGCAGGTTTTGGAAGCCGGTGCCAATGCCATTGTGGCCGGCTCTGCTGTGTTTAAGGCTAAGGATTATGCTGAGGCGATTGAGGGAATTCGCAATAGCAAGCGTCCTACCCCAGAATTGGCGGCGGTTTAA